Proteins encoded together in one uncultured Sphaerochaeta sp. window:
- a CDS encoding ABC transporter ATP-binding protein has translation MNKPHSKMPKFDWPTLKRLFTYIFVPYKLRFLVVLCCILVSALASVAGSLFLRLLIDTYIVPMAQNPETASFTPLIQALLVMATIYAAGVIATFMYNRLMITIAQGTLKTLRDGMFTHMQKLSIRFFDTQSHGDLMSLYTNDTDTLRQMVSQSIPNFVNSIITVLAIFFAMLFTSWQLTLVVLFSLAIMLRISSFVAGKSGAYFVEQQKAIGKTNGYIEEMINGQKIIKVFTYEEKAKEHFDALNDELNNHAFNANRFANILMPIMGNISYIQYVLVAIAGGMLAIHGIGALTLGIIAAFLQLSRTINMPINQMANQLNAVVMALAGTKRIFALLDEETEGDEGYITLVNLSDTGEETEERTERWAWKDTRTGTLTELQGRVSLTDVDFGYTEETLVLKNITIHAEPGQKIALVGATGAGKTTITNLINRFYDLADGKIRYDGININKICKADLRRSLGVVLQDVHLFSGTVMDNIRYGNLEASDDEVIKAAKLANADSFIAHLPQGYQTQLSGDGSTLSQGQRQLISIARAIVADPPVLVLDEATSSIDTHTEEVVQKGMDALMEGRTVFVIAHRLSTIHNADLIMVLQMGEIIEKGTHAELMALKGQYYRLYTGVFELE, from the coding sequence ATGAACAAACCCCACTCCAAGATGCCAAAGTTTGACTGGCCAACCCTGAAACGTCTCTTCACCTACATCTTTGTACCGTATAAACTGCGTTTCCTTGTTGTCCTATGCTGTATCCTTGTCAGTGCACTTGCTTCAGTTGCAGGCTCCTTGTTCCTGCGCCTCCTGATCGATACCTATATCGTACCAATGGCACAGAACCCTGAAACAGCTTCTTTCACACCGCTGATACAGGCGCTTCTGGTGATGGCAACGATATATGCTGCAGGTGTCATTGCTACCTTTATGTACAACCGTTTGATGATCACCATTGCCCAGGGAACACTAAAGACCCTTCGCGATGGGATGTTCACCCATATGCAGAAGCTTTCGATTCGGTTCTTTGACACACAATCCCACGGAGACCTGATGAGTCTCTATACCAACGACACCGATACGCTCAGGCAGATGGTGAGTCAATCAATCCCTAACTTCGTCAACTCGATCATCACAGTACTGGCTATTTTCTTTGCCATGCTGTTTACCAGCTGGCAGCTGACCTTGGTTGTTTTATTCTCACTTGCAATCATGCTACGCATCTCCTCCTTTGTTGCAGGCAAAAGCGGTGCATACTTTGTTGAACAGCAGAAGGCTATCGGGAAAACCAATGGGTATATAGAAGAGATGATCAACGGACAGAAGATCATCAAGGTTTTCACCTATGAAGAGAAGGCAAAAGAGCATTTTGATGCATTGAATGATGAGCTTAATAACCACGCATTCAACGCCAACCGTTTTGCCAACATCCTCATGCCGATCATGGGCAATATCAGTTACATCCAGTACGTATTGGTCGCAATTGCCGGGGGCATGTTGGCGATTCACGGCATTGGAGCATTGACCCTTGGCATTATCGCTGCCTTCCTCCAACTGAGCAGAACGATCAATATGCCGATCAACCAGATGGCCAACCAGTTGAATGCCGTTGTAATGGCACTTGCAGGTACCAAGCGTATCTTTGCGCTGCTCGATGAGGAAACCGAAGGTGATGAGGGATATATCACCCTGGTCAATCTTTCCGATACAGGGGAAGAGACTGAAGAGAGAACTGAACGTTGGGCATGGAAAGATACTCGAACAGGAACGCTCACTGAGTTACAAGGTCGGGTCTCGCTCACTGATGTAGACTTTGGATACACAGAGGAGACCTTGGTACTCAAGAATATCACCATACACGCAGAACCTGGGCAGAAGATTGCCTTGGTCGGGGCCACTGGAGCAGGAAAGACAACCATCACCAACCTGATCAATCGCTTCTACGATCTTGCGGATGGGAAAATTCGCTATGATGGCATCAACATCAACAAGATATGCAAGGCTGACCTACGTCGTTCCTTGGGGGTAGTTCTTCAGGATGTACATCTGTTCAGTGGAACGGTCATGGACAATATTCGCTACGGCAACTTGGAAGCAAGTGATGATGAGGTTATCAAAGCAGCAAAACTGGCCAATGCAGACTCCTTCATCGCACACCTCCCGCAAGGGTATCAAACCCAGCTCAGTGGGGATGGGTCCACGCTCTCCCAAGGACAGCGACAGCTGATCTCCATTGCACGTGCCATTGTGGCAGACCCCCCAGTATTGGTACTTGATGAGGCAACAAGCAGCATCGATACCCATACAGAGGAGGTAGTCCAGAAAGGGATGGATGCACTGATGGAAGGCAGGACGGTCTTTGTCATTGCCCACCGCCTTTCAACCATCCACAACGCGGATCTTATCATGGTGCTGCAAATGGGAGAGATCATCGAGAAGGGAACCCACGCAGAGCTGATGGCTCTTAAAGGTCAGTACTACCGTCTCTATACCGGTGTTTTTGAACTGGAATAA
- a CDS encoding ABC transporter ATP-binding protein: MFTELRKQTVGYRRSTILTMVFVTLEVIMDVIIPFLMAFLIDRGIDAGNLSEILKWGLALLLCASIALLFGVLSGHYAAEASTGFAKNVRRKLYHHTQDFSFANIDKFSTSSLVTRLTTDVTNVQRAYQMLIRIAVRSPGMLVFAFFMAVSINRTLSLVYLVALPLLGIGLFFLIRAAYPIFTRVFKTYDRLNTVVQENIRGIRVVKSFVREAHEVKKFEVVSSDIYDDFSKAEKIIAFNSPLMQGMMYLSLLSISYIAARLIVASSMTAGELMSFITYTSQILMSLMMFSMVVVMITISRASAVRIEEVLTEKSDLEEKQDAITTVADGSITFSHVDFSYTKTKEKRCLYDINLDIESGQTIGILGPTGSAKSSLVQLIPRLYDTFSGSVKVGGVDVRDYSLESIRKEVGMVLQKNLLFSGTIAENLRWGNEHASDEELRWACRIAQADGFIQQFPKGYDTYIEQDGSNVSGGQKQRLCIARALLKYPKILIFDDSTSAVDTKTDAAIREGLLSELSETTKIIIAQRVTSVMDADRIIMLDDGRIHDTGTHQELMDRCSRYKEMYCSQMHKEERA, translated from the coding sequence ATGTTTACAGAACTACGAAAACAAACAGTAGGATATCGACGCTCTACCATCCTTACCATGGTCTTTGTTACCTTGGAAGTGATCATGGATGTCATCATCCCTTTCTTAATGGCATTCCTCATAGACCGTGGTATTGATGCAGGAAATTTAAGTGAAATCCTCAAATGGGGGCTCGCTCTCCTTCTTTGCGCATCAATTGCACTGCTATTTGGGGTGCTCTCAGGTCACTATGCTGCAGAAGCATCTACGGGTTTTGCGAAGAATGTACGAAGAAAGCTCTACCATCACACGCAAGATTTCTCATTTGCCAATATCGACAAGTTCTCCACCAGTAGTTTGGTAACCCGTCTCACCACAGATGTCACCAATGTACAGCGTGCTTATCAAATGCTTATCCGTATCGCAGTGCGTAGCCCGGGGATGCTGGTGTTTGCCTTCTTCATGGCAGTATCCATCAATAGGACACTGAGCCTGGTCTATCTTGTTGCACTCCCCCTCTTGGGTATTGGTCTCTTTTTCCTAATCAGGGCCGCCTATCCCATTTTCACCCGGGTATTCAAGACATACGATCGGCTCAATACCGTGGTTCAGGAGAATATTAGGGGAATCAGGGTGGTTAAGTCGTTTGTCAGGGAAGCGCATGAAGTAAAGAAATTTGAAGTGGTTTCTTCCGATATCTATGATGACTTCAGCAAGGCTGAGAAGATCATTGCCTTCAACAGTCCCCTGATGCAGGGAATGATGTACCTCAGCCTGCTCTCGATCAGCTATATTGCAGCCCGCTTGATCGTCGCCTCATCCATGACGGCAGGTGAGCTGATGAGCTTCATCACCTATACATCCCAGATTCTTATGAGCCTGATGATGTTCTCCATGGTTGTAGTCATGATTACCATAAGTAGGGCCTCAGCAGTACGTATCGAGGAAGTGCTCACCGAAAAGAGTGACCTAGAGGAAAAGCAGGATGCCATCACCACGGTGGCCGATGGGTCAATTACCTTTTCCCATGTAGACTTCAGCTATACAAAGACCAAGGAGAAACGATGTCTCTACGATATCAATCTCGATATTGAAAGTGGGCAGACCATTGGTATCCTTGGCCCAACCGGTAGTGCGAAAAGTTCCCTCGTCCAGTTGATCCCCCGCCTCTATGACACCTTCAGTGGGTCAGTAAAGGTTGGAGGAGTGGATGTAAGAGACTATTCGCTGGAAAGTATCAGGAAAGAGGTCGGCATGGTACTGCAGAAGAATCTTCTTTTCAGTGGAACAATTGCAGAAAATCTCCGCTGGGGGAATGAGCATGCGAGTGATGAGGAGCTTAGATGGGCTTGCCGTATTGCCCAGGCAGATGGATTCATCCAGCAGTTCCCCAAGGGGTATGACACCTACATCGAACAAGATGGATCCAATGTTTCTGGAGGGCAGAAGCAGAGATTGTGTATCGCACGTGCCTTGCTCAAGTATCCAAAGATTCTCATCTTTGACGACTCAACCAGTGCTGTCGATACCAAGACAGATGCCGCTATAAGGGAGGGCTTGCTCAGTGAGCTTTCAGAAACCACGAAGATCATCATTGCTCAGCGAGTAACTTCGGTAATGGATGCTGACAGGATCATCATGCTCGATGACGGAAGAATACATGATACAGGTACCCATCAAGAACTGATGGATCGTTGTTCACGTTATAAAGAGATGTATTGCAGCCAGATGCACAAGGAGGAGCGAGCATGA
- a CDS encoding ArgR family transcriptional regulator has protein sequence MRERHNRLAVVKELIKNNRIDNQDTLLEMLKTEGYTVTQATLSRDLKMLKVGKISDGWSGYYYSLPENDLISESEKSYIQDVRRGILSIEFSGNFGVIKTRPGHANSVGIALDVLAIPEILGTLAGDDTIFVILREGMTKEDLQESFKTRIPDIEE, from the coding sequence ATGAGGGAACGACACAACCGGTTGGCGGTCGTCAAGGAACTTATCAAGAACAATAGGATCGACAACCAGGATACGCTGCTGGAGATGCTGAAAACCGAGGGATATACAGTCACACAGGCCACACTATCCCGCGACTTGAAGATGCTCAAAGTCGGAAAAATTTCCGATGGTTGGTCCGGCTACTACTATAGCTTGCCGGAAAATGACCTGATCAGTGAATCAGAGAAAAGCTACATCCAAGATGTGCGAAGAGGAATCCTGTCCATCGAATTTTCAGGAAACTTCGGCGTTATCAAGACCAGACCGGGACATGCCAATTCGGTCGGTATTGCCTTGGATGTGTTGGCAATCCCTGAGATCCTTGGAACCTTGGCTGGAGATGACACTATCTTTGTCATCCTCCGCGAAGGGATGACCAAGGAAGATCTGCAAGAGAGCTTCAAGACACGCATCCCCGACATAGAAGAGTAA
- a CDS encoding MarR family transcriptional regulator: MKEEPRHIGHTIKTLSHLLHRSMTTLLKLEEDSSGSVVQSHLLGYFAHHQKTRILQSDLQQHLGIRRSTMTNILKGMERDGLIVREESEEDKRQKWVVLTDLAEQKCAEHFHLVQEFELAMRQDLNEEQLQQFFTIADTIRRNLETICLQNYENKQ; this comes from the coding sequence TTGAAAGAAGAACCACGACATATCGGGCATACCATAAAAACACTCTCACACCTCCTCCACCGGAGCATGACGACACTGCTGAAACTTGAAGAAGATTCCAGCGGTTCTGTTGTGCAGAGTCATCTTCTAGGATACTTCGCTCATCATCAGAAAACCCGAATATTGCAGAGCGACCTACAACAGCATTTGGGTATTCGCCGTTCAACCATGACCAATATTCTCAAGGGGATGGAGAGGGATGGCTTGATCGTTCGGGAAGAATCGGAAGAAGATAAACGACAGAAGTGGGTTGTTTTGACAGATTTGGCGGAACAGAAGTGTGCAGAACACTTTCATCTGGTACAAGAGTTCGAGCTGGCCATGAGGCAAGACCTCAATGAGGAACAACTGCAGCAGTTCTTCACAATCGCAGATACAATCAGAAGGAATTTGGAAACAATATGTTTACAGAACTACGAAAACAAACAGTAG
- a CDS encoding uroporphyrinogen decarboxylase family protein — protein MISFDKRELLEATVHGESTSRIGCGFWHHFSPHKNKGIASVQAHIEFFNAIDADILKVMNEYMYHIDKNIASPQDWKKLEAIPFSRTPYLAYIEEIKEIKKKLPSDVPVFATVHGVLVSAYHATELPGYFSNPENMVSRHLREDPESVAIGLQSITDTLIEFCRHLAKIGVDGIYYAALGGEAYRFTSDIFSNFVKPFDEQVINAINSLGCLSILHICKDQVMLPLYQDIKADVVNWAIHESEYDLREGRKLFPDATLLGGFDDRSGVLVSGTISQIEREVDEIVANAGRKRLLIGADCTLPENIALWRLCAAKNYAQIV, from the coding sequence ATGATTAGCTTCGATAAACGAGAATTGCTTGAAGCGACAGTTCATGGTGAGAGCACCAGTCGCATTGGTTGTGGGTTCTGGCATCATTTTTCACCTCATAAAAACAAGGGCATTGCTTCAGTACAAGCACACATTGAATTTTTCAACGCGATTGACGCCGATATTCTCAAAGTGATGAATGAATATATGTATCACATCGACAAAAACATAGCTTCTCCTCAAGATTGGAAAAAACTTGAAGCAATTCCTTTTTCAAGAACACCATATCTTGCCTATATCGAAGAGATAAAAGAGATAAAGAAAAAACTTCCTTCGGATGTTCCTGTGTTCGCAACTGTTCATGGAGTATTGGTTTCTGCATATCATGCTACTGAATTGCCTGGTTACTTTTCTAACCCTGAAAATATGGTATCCAGACACCTACGTGAAGATCCTGAATCTGTTGCAATCGGTCTTCAATCAATTACTGATACACTTATTGAATTTTGCAGGCATTTGGCTAAGATTGGTGTCGATGGCATATATTATGCTGCACTTGGAGGTGAGGCATACAGGTTTACCTCTGACATTTTTTCTAATTTTGTAAAACCCTTTGATGAACAAGTTATCAATGCAATTAACAGTCTTGGATGCCTCAGTATTTTACATATTTGTAAGGACCAAGTGATGTTGCCATTGTATCAGGATATCAAGGCAGATGTTGTTAATTGGGCAATCCATGAAAGCGAATATGATTTGAGAGAAGGAAGAAAGCTCTTTCCCGATGCAACATTACTTGGAGGATTTGATGATCGTTCTGGAGTATTGGTTAGTGGAACAATTTCACAAATTGAAAGGGAAGTGGATGAGATTGTTGCCAATGCAGGGCGAAAAAGATTACTGATAGGTGCTGATTGTACGCTTCCTGAAAACATTGCTCTGTGGAGACTCTGTGCTGCAAAGAACTATGCACAGATTGTATAA
- a CDS encoding LemA family protein, producing the protein MTIVYILIVLVLLLALYGISVYNRYVRLRNQAEEAESAIDAHLKQRYDLVPNLVETVKGYAKHEEETFTKVIEARNMAMNASGMVDKNEANNAFSSTLKSLFALSEAYPDLKANQGFLDLQAQLQKIEEQLLSARKYYNAIIKQLNTICEVFPSSIIASMAHFSKKPYLEIEEEARSRVEVKF; encoded by the coding sequence ATGACAATTGTCTATATCTTGATTGTATTGGTGCTTCTGCTTGCCCTCTATGGGATTAGTGTCTATAACCGGTATGTCCGACTTCGCAACCAGGCTGAAGAGGCAGAATCAGCGATTGATGCTCATCTGAAACAACGCTATGACTTGGTCCCCAACCTTGTGGAGACGGTTAAGGGGTATGCGAAGCATGAGGAAGAGACCTTTACAAAGGTTATCGAGGCCAGGAATATGGCGATGAATGCATCAGGGATGGTAGACAAGAATGAGGCTAATAATGCCTTCAGCTCCACCCTTAAATCACTGTTTGCTCTCAGTGAGGCATATCCAGATCTGAAGGCTAACCAAGGCTTCCTGGATCTCCAAGCCCAGTTGCAGAAGATTGAAGAGCAGTTGTTGAGCGCCCGTAAGTATTACAATGCCATCATCAAGCAATTGAACACCATATGTGAGGTATTCCCTTCTTCAATCATCGCCTCGATGGCCCATTTCTCCAAGAAACCCTATCTGGAAATCGAGGAGGAGGCCCGTTCTCGTGTAGAGGTGAAGTTTTAA
- a CDS encoding carbohydrate ABC transporter permease: protein MKRMKTSKLGTVQHIFMIMVVIVCIFPVLWMCLIAIKTVGERVSGFHALTVQNPTMENFARLFDLIPLWNNLFNSLFTTVVGTLTTLFFCALAGFAFAKYRFPGRNGLFYFVIATMMISAEAGAIPLFIIMRKLNLINSLWSLIIPRIATAVGIFYLRQYILDVPDELIEASRIDGCHDFGIFWRVVVPIIKPALASWASITAIVRWNDFFWPLLFLNKNIKYTLMVSVSMLPVSDGLATPWPVILAGTTLVIIPAIMFYLTMQLFQKSGNFAGAVKG, encoded by the coding sequence ATGAAACGTATGAAGACATCAAAATTAGGAACCGTACAGCACATTTTTATGATAATGGTAGTAATAGTGTGTATTTTCCCCGTTCTATGGATGTGTTTGATAGCAATCAAGACTGTTGGAGAACGTGTCTCAGGATTTCATGCTCTCACAGTCCAAAATCCTACGATGGAAAATTTCGCTCGGCTATTTGACTTAATTCCACTTTGGAATAATTTATTTAATAGTTTATTTACTACGGTTGTAGGGACCTTAACGACCCTGTTTTTCTGTGCACTAGCAGGGTTTGCCTTCGCAAAATATCGATTTCCAGGTCGTAATGGTCTATTCTATTTTGTGATTGCTACAATGATGATAAGTGCAGAAGCAGGAGCTATTCCACTTTTTATCATCATGCGTAAACTTAATCTGATTAATAGTCTTTGGTCTTTAATCATACCTCGTATTGCTACTGCTGTTGGTATTTTCTATCTAAGACAGTATATTCTTGATGTGCCTGACGAACTGATTGAAGCTTCACGGATAGATGGGTGTCATGACTTTGGTATCTTTTGGAGAGTAGTGGTTCCGATTATCAAACCTGCTCTTGCTTCTTGGGCTTCAATCACAGCCATTGTACGATGGAATGACTTTTTTTGGCCCTTACTGTTTTTGAATAAGAATATTAAATATACTCTGATGGTTTCTGTTTCAATGCTTCCGGTAAGTGATGGTCTAGCTACTCCTTGGCCTGTAATTCTTGCTGGAACAACTTTGGTTATCATTCCTGCAATCATGTTTTACCTAACGATGCAATTATTTCAGAAATCAGGAAATTTTGCAGGAGCAGTAAAGGGATGA
- a CDS encoding ABC transporter substrate-binding protein — protein MKNFFLIVLMVILLAVPMFAQGSKETEKSADSSSNVYPDGSILIWSTGQPQFRKMYYQDWIDRNRDIAPKVEIEVETISTMADGQQKLAMYSLSGDYDSMPEVIMLDAVGIVELSSAGLLQDVTDYFTPLADQFVDGAASDATVNGRIYGLPDAVRPQILFYNNALFEKYGVDPAMMSTFDGYLEAGKLLKEKSNGEVYLSYIDPASYTWRYWGRRGLMPQANARIWDEDGNVVIGTDPGTKLALGYLDELNKNELLYKTRMFQQPLYEATDEGTIATFYIGAFWDEFMRKNITETAGDWRVMNAPVFKEVGTGGAPVSTSFCIVNTKSNEYTELFKMLWYDFQTDTASRNAWVADMEELNGPYSNPVAKNVLADPFWQEPSDFYGGQSFRKAEGEGLANSSKNMMVTASDAEADTIISAEIEKYVAGEQTIEQAIANMDKELKLKIKKAKLP, from the coding sequence ATGAAAAATTTTTTTCTAATTGTTCTGATGGTTATCTTACTTGCTGTGCCCATGTTTGCACAAGGATCGAAAGAAACAGAAAAAAGTGCTGATTCATCAAGTAATGTGTATCCTGATGGATCAATTCTAATCTGGTCGACTGGCCAACCACAGTTCAGGAAAATGTACTATCAAGATTGGATTGATCGTAATCGGGATATTGCCCCAAAAGTAGAAATTGAGGTTGAAACAATTTCAACCATGGCTGATGGGCAACAGAAGCTTGCAATGTATAGTCTTTCAGGTGACTATGATTCCATGCCTGAAGTTATCATGCTTGATGCAGTTGGGATAGTCGAACTATCCTCAGCAGGGCTATTGCAGGATGTAACAGATTACTTCACTCCCCTGGCTGATCAATTCGTTGATGGTGCAGCCTCTGATGCAACCGTTAACGGACGTATCTACGGTTTGCCTGATGCTGTACGCCCTCAAATTCTCTTCTACAATAATGCATTATTTGAGAAGTACGGAGTTGATCCGGCAATGATGTCAACCTTTGATGGATATCTTGAAGCAGGAAAGCTCCTGAAAGAGAAAAGCAACGGTGAAGTTTATCTCTCCTATATAGATCCGGCAAGTTATACTTGGCGTTACTGGGGTCGTAGAGGGTTGATGCCTCAAGCAAATGCAAGAATCTGGGATGAGGACGGAAACGTTGTAATTGGAACAGATCCTGGTACAAAACTTGCCTTAGGTTATCTGGATGAACTCAACAAGAATGAATTGCTTTATAAAACAAGGATGTTCCAGCAACCTCTGTATGAGGCAACTGATGAGGGAACCATTGCAACTTTTTATATCGGTGCATTTTGGGATGAATTTATGAGAAAGAATATCACTGAAACAGCTGGTGATTGGAGAGTGATGAATGCTCCTGTATTCAAGGAAGTTGGTACTGGCGGAGCTCCTGTTTCTACTTCATTCTGTATCGTGAACACCAAGAGTAATGAGTATACTGAATTGTTTAAGATGCTATGGTATGATTTTCAGACCGATACGGCAAGCAGAAATGCTTGGGTAGCAGATATGGAAGAGCTCAATGGGCCTTATAGCAATCCGGTTGCAAAGAATGTGTTGGCAGATCCCTTTTGGCAGGAACCGTCTGATTTTTACGGAGGGCAATCATTTAGAAAGGCAGAAGGGGAAGGATTGGCAAATTCCTCGAAAAATATGATGGTTACGGCTAGTGATGCAGAAGCAGACACAATCATTAGTGCTGAAATCGAGAAGTATGTCGCTGGTGAACAGACAATAGAGCAAGCTATTGCCAATATGGACAAAGAGCTTAAGCTTAAGATTAAGAAAGCAAAGCTTCCTTAG
- a CDS encoding sugar ABC transporter permease, producing the protein MFKTLKKYRIPYLFISPFFILFIVFQLIPIIWTGYISFTEWNGLMTPTWVGLANYKLLVQDYMVSDAIFNTIIYWLAGIIGILLFALMIALCLNSERLRFKQFFKTATFLPYVCASVAMGLIFGMLFDENAGLINEILITIGGDRIPWLTSSTFSKIPVIMLFNWRITPWFTIIILSGLLNISKEYYEAATVDGANVFQQFFYITVPLLSNIMFFCMLTITVDTWKMFNESYILAGPGSSNTSLFQLIYQSAFKTFKLGYASALSVILILILLVISIVQFVVRRHQGEV; encoded by the coding sequence ATGTTCAAAACGCTCAAAAAGTATCGTATCCCGTACCTCTTTATTAGCCCTTTTTTTATTCTCTTTATTGTGTTCCAGCTCATTCCAATAATTTGGACAGGATATATTAGTTTTACTGAGTGGAATGGACTCATGACACCAACATGGGTGGGGTTAGCTAACTATAAGTTGCTAGTCCAAGATTATATGGTTTCTGATGCAATTTTTAACACGATTATATACTGGTTGGCAGGAATTATAGGTATATTGCTATTTGCATTGATGATTGCACTCTGTCTTAACAGTGAACGTTTGAGATTCAAACAATTTTTCAAAACAGCTACCTTCTTGCCCTATGTATGTGCTTCTGTGGCTATGGGGTTAATATTTGGTATGCTCTTCGATGAGAATGCAGGGTTGATAAATGAGATTTTAATAACTATTGGGGGCGATAGAATACCTTGGTTAACCAGTAGCACTTTTTCAAAGATTCCAGTAATCATGCTTTTCAATTGGCGTATTACTCCTTGGTTTACCATCATAATTTTATCAGGATTGCTCAACATTTCAAAAGAATATTATGAAGCTGCAACTGTAGATGGAGCAAATGTATTTCAACAGTTTTTTTATATTACTGTACCGCTTTTAAGTAATATCATGTTCTTTTGCATGCTTACGATAACTGTTGATACATGGAAAATGTTTAATGAATCATACATTTTGGCAGGACCAGGAAGCTCAAATACTTCATTGTTCCAGCTCATTTATCAATCAGCTTTCAAAACATTCAAACTTGGATATGCTTCTGCTCTCAGTGTCATCTTGATCCTAATTCTCTTGGTGATTTCTATTGTGCAGTTTGTAGTCCGCAGACATCAAGGTGAAGTATAA
- a CDS encoding glucose-6-phosphate isomerase translates to MTYKNLDTSTSFQALKNLEASDLTQILHPERIKSYQVKASEQLTYNYAAMPIDENHLSVLQQLSDELQLTEKYQALVDGEVMNTGEKRLVLHHLTRGQVGKTVEADGEDKGAFYEEQLSRIKTFSDAVRSGKIVGSTGKRFTTVVQIGIGGSDLGPRAIYLALKGWCTKEGIEQMNAQFISNVDPDDAQAVIDQLDLERTLFILVSKSGTTLETLTNRDLVIEAIKKSGINGINPSDHMVAVTSKSSPLASSSSVLDAFFIDDYIGGRYSSTSAVGAVILSLAYGFETMKLFLDGAHQADKAARSPKITENAALLDALLGVYLRNVLHYPSTAILPYSQALSRFPAHLQQLDMESNGKHVNRDGEKLSYPTGPVIFGEPGTNGQHSFYQLLHQGTDIVPLQFIGFSTSQYEKDILVEGSSSQEKLIANLVAQIVAFARGKDDANPNKQFCGNRPSSLLYAKQLDPVVLGSLLAHYENKVMFQGFVWNLNSFDQEGVQLGKVLATKVLNGCEGDEVLKAFTDLL, encoded by the coding sequence ATGACATACAAGAATCTCGATACAAGTACTTCATTCCAAGCGCTGAAGAACCTGGAGGCAAGTGACCTGACACAAATCCTGCATCCAGAGCGCATCAAATCCTACCAAGTCAAAGCCAGTGAACAGTTAACGTATAACTATGCAGCAATGCCTATCGATGAAAACCATCTATCGGTTTTGCAACAGTTGAGTGACGAACTCCAGCTTACCGAGAAATACCAAGCACTCGTTGATGGCGAAGTCATGAATACCGGGGAGAAAAGACTCGTACTACACCATCTCACACGTGGTCAGGTAGGAAAAACGGTAGAGGCAGATGGTGAAGACAAAGGTGCATTCTACGAAGAGCAGCTTTCCAGGATCAAGACCTTTTCCGATGCAGTTCGCAGTGGCAAAATCGTCGGTTCAACAGGAAAAAGATTCACCACGGTGGTGCAGATAGGCATTGGGGGAAGCGACCTGGGACCAAGAGCCATCTATCTGGCATTGAAGGGTTGGTGCACCAAAGAAGGCATTGAGCAAATGAACGCCCAGTTCATCAGCAATGTCGACCCCGATGATGCACAGGCTGTAATCGATCAACTGGACCTGGAGCGTACACTCTTTATCTTGGTTTCCAAGAGTGGGACAACGCTCGAAACCCTGACCAACAGGGACTTGGTCATTGAAGCCATCAAGAAGAGCGGCATCAACGGTATCAATCCTTCCGATCATATGGTTGCAGTGACCAGCAAGAGCAGTCCCCTTGCCTCCTCATCCTCCGTCCTCGATGCCTTCTTCATCGATGACTACATCGGAGGAAGGTACAGTTCCACCAGTGCAGTGGGTGCCGTCATTCTCTCTCTGGCTTATGGTTTTGAAACCATGAAGCTGTTCCTCGATGGTGCCCACCAAGCCGACAAGGCAGCTCGCTCGCCCAAGATCACAGAGAATGCCGCGCTCCTTGATGCACTCCTTGGCGTCTACCTGCGTAATGTACTTCACTATCCCAGTACTGCCATCCTGCCCTATTCACAGGCATTGAGTCGCTTCCCGGCTCACCTGCAACAGCTTGACATGGAGAGCAACGGAAAACACGTAAACAGAGATGGAGAAAAGCTCTCCTATCCCACCGGTCCGGTTATCTTTGGGGAGCCAGGAACCAATGGGCAGCACTCCTTCTACCAACTGCTTCACCAAGGGACGGATATCGTTCCCCTGCAGTTCATCGGATTCTCTACATCCCAATATGAGAAAGACATCCTGGTGGAAGGGTCAAGCAGCCAAGAGAAGCTCATTGCCAATCTTGTCGCTCAAATAGTTGCCTTCGCCCGTGGAAAGGATGATGCAAATCCGAACAAACAGTTCTGTGGAAACCGGCCAAGCAGCTTGCTCTATGCAAAACAACTTGATCCTGTAGTCCTCGGCTCCTTGTTGGCACACTATGAGAATAAGGTAATGTTCCAAGGCTTCGTCTGGAATCTCAATAGCTTTGACCAGGAAGGGGTACAGTTGGGCAAGGTACTTGCAACCAAGGTGCTCAATGGATGTGAAGGAGATGAGGTCCTCAAGGCCTTCACAGACCTTCTCTAG